DNA sequence from the Osmia lignaria lignaria isolate PbOS001 chromosome 2, iyOsmLign1, whole genome shotgun sequence genome:
aaaaatcgaactactcgaatattcgagaatcgaatcgaaaaatcgaactactcgaatattcgagaatcgaatcgaaaaatcgaaaaatcgaactactcgaatattcgagaatcgaatctaaaaatctaagaatcgaaaaatcgaactactcgaatattcgagaatcgaatcgaaaaatcgaaaaatcgaactactcgaatattcgagaatTGAATCtaaaaatcgaaaaatcgaactactcgaatattcgagaatcgaatctaaaaatctaagaatcgaaaaatcgaactactcgaatattcgagaatcgaatcgaaaaatcgaactactcgaatattcgagaatcgaatctaaaaatcgaaaaatcgaactactcgaatattcgagaatcgaatcgaaaaatcgaaaaatcgaactactcgaatattcgagaatTGAATCtaaaaatcgaaaaatcgaactactcgaatattcgagaatcgaatctaaaaatctaagaatcgaaaaatcgaactactcgaatattcgagaatcgaatcgaaaaatcgaactactcgaatattcgagaatcgaatctaaaaatctaagaatcgaaaaatcgaactactcgaatattcgagcttaGAATGCATCTTCAagacggctcgaatattcgagtagttcgattttttcgagtagctcgcttttgtatCAAACAGTTCGCCGATTTCAagtaattcggcaaaattcAAGCGTTCGGCTTAGCTCGAACAATccaagcgagttcagctcggcttgtgAATTACTCTAATCGTTTCAACGTGAGTTGTTTCTTCAGGCTCTGGAGCGGAAGGGACGAGGCGAGGGTGTACATGCTGCTGGAGTTTGTCGCCGGTGGCGAGCTCTTCTCTTACTTGAGAGCAGCCGGCAGATTTTCCGGGCCCACCAGCTGCTTCTACGCGGCCGAAATCGTCTGCGCGTTGGAATACCTTCACAGCAAACACATCGTTTACAGAGATCTCAAACCCGAGAACCTTCTGTTGGATAGCCAGGGTCATCTAAAAATCACCGACTTTGGCTTCTCCAAGAAGCTCACCGACAGGTAAGATCAATCACCCGAATCACGATCAATTATCCCATCGATATAAATAATCGCGGTACAATTTGTAGAACATGGACTTTGTGCGGCACGCCTGAATATTTGGCACCGGAGATAATTCAGAGCAAAGGACACAATAAGGCCGTCGATTGGTGGGCATTGGGCGTTCTGATCTACGAAATGTTGGCCGGTTTTCCGCCATTTTTCGACGACAATCCTTTTGGCATCTACGAGAAGATTCTCAGCGGAAGAATCGAGTGGCCAAAACACATGGATCCGATCGCCAAGGATCTAATAAAGAAACTTTTGATCGCCGACAGAACGAAAAGGCTGGGAAACATGAGGCAAGGGGCCGACGATGTGAAAAGGCACCGTTGGTTCAAATTAGTCGAATGGCCAATGGTAATGATTCATTTGAAATTAACTGTCTAAACTTTGATTTCatctaatttcatttcattcgtaCGTACAGGTACCTCAGAGAGCTTTGAATCCTCCGATACAACCACGAGTAAAGGCACCAGGTGATCCCAGTTGTTTCGACGATTACCCGGAAACCGACTGGCGTTCGCAACCCCCTTTGCCACCGGAACAATTAGCCCTCTTTCAAGACTTCtgaaaaataacatttctaTACGTTGCGTCGACGATACGGTTCAACGATCGTTATTGTACCAGATTCTGGCTGACGTAAATTCGTCTTTGGAAACGAGATTAGGATAACAAACGATCGTTGAGAAGGTTGTTGGTTGATTTTAACAACCCACAGATGTGTACAGAAGCGTGCTTTGAACATCACTTCTGCTCCCCTCTTTTTTCTCACCTTGTACATagctgtcttttttttttctattttttcgtcGTTTATTTATTGATACCGATTGTATAGAGTAGACGTATTTCTTCGTTGTTTtacattgtaaataaataagtgAAAGAAGAACGGATCGAACGATCGAAATTGTGATGAAATATTTGTCGTACCTTCCAACGCACAAGTGATAACAAAAATGTCAATAGAGattactataattttataaaaaaaaaaaaaaaaaaaaaacaattaaactgcgaattatttttttcaattccaAACCATAGTCTGCGAATGAGTATCGAAAACGAGGTGAAATCCAGTGGAAGGCGACGGATCGATGCTGCGTCCTGCTGTAAATCGCGATAAAATCTgcgttcgatgaaattttcaacagtcCCCTGAATAATTTACACGCGGAACTCGACACGCGACAGCCGATAAAGCTCGACGCTTCGCGTACCAACGAATCAGTACGTTTCAACTCTGCTGGAAAGAAAACTCTACCTCGCCATGTCCAGAAGATTCGGCAATAAGAACgaggaatttttttatttcaataccaATCGCAACGGTAAAATTCCGAAACGATTGACCAGCAAAACTATCAACGTGAACGCGAAATCGGTTGCGGAGAAATCGCCGGAAATGGAGAAGAAAATTCCAACTCCGCAAGATGTTATCAATGATTTCTTGGAGAGCACGTCCGTGCATGGATTGCAGTACTTTGCTAAAATAGATATCAGGGTTGGAATCTGGGGGAAGATTCTGTGGACCTGCGCCATGCTCACTGGATTTGTCTGTAGGCGAGGCTCCCTTTTTATTACGGATCGCGTTGAACTTCGCAGGGTGATTAGCATATGTTTTGTTTCAGGTTTAAGCCTGATGGTGGTGCAGTTTCTGACCCGCTATAGGGAAAATCCAACCAACACCTACATCAAAACTTTCACCGCCCCGATATTCGATGTGCCGTTTCCGGCTGTGACCGTTTGCCCGCTCACCCCCGTATCTCTTCGCAAGCAGTTGAAGATTTTGGACAGCGCTATTTTGCCCGAGAACATGAGCAAAGAACTGGCGATGGAATTTTTGAAGTAGGtattagaggtgtgcgagtactcgtaatttacaagccgaggTGAACTCGCTTCAgttgttcgagccgagtcgaaTGCTTGAATTTTgacgaattactcgaaatcggcgaactgtttgaaacagaAACGAGCtgctcgaaaaaatcgaactaaaatattcgagccgtcgtaaaacttcgattaatttgaagatgaattttcagctcgaatattcgagtagctgTTTCAAagagttcgtcgatttcgagtaattcggcaaattcaagcgctcgactcggcttgAATAATCGAAGCAAGTTCAGCTCAGCTTGTAAATTATGAGTACTAGCTAcacgattttttcgagtagttcgcttttgtttcaaatagttcgtcgatttcgagtaattcagcaaattcaagcgctcgactcggctcgaccgacTATTATTCAAGTACgcgaatttcgagtcaaacaatgatcggtcggtcgagccgagtcgagcgcttgaatttgccaaattattcgaaatcgacgaactgtttgaaacaaaagcgagctactcgaaaaaatcgaactactcgaatatttgaGCCGTCCcgcgtcgtaaaacttcgatttacttgaagatgaactGATTCTCAGTTCGAGAATCGAATCTAAAAATCTAAGaatcgaaaaatcgaactactcgaatattcgagaattcaatctaaaaatcgaaaaatcgaactactcgaatat
Encoded proteins:
- the Pka-C3 gene encoding protein kinase, cAMP-dependent, catalytic subunit 3 isoform X2, which produces MALKILSMVDVIRLKQVEHVRNEITVLKEVKHPFIVNMLWSGRDEARVYMLLEFVAGGELFSYLRAAGRFSGPTSCFYAAEIVCALEYLHSKHIVYRDLKPENLLLDSQGHLKITDFGFSKKLTDRTWTLCGTPEYLAPEIIQSKGHNKAVDWWALGVLIYEMLAGFPPFFDDNPFGIYEKILSGRIEWPKHMDPIAKDLIKKLLIADRTKRLGNMRQGADDVKRHRWFKLVEWPMVPQRALNPPIQPRVKAPGDPSCFDDYPETDWRSQPPLPPEQLALFQDF
- the Pka-C3 gene encoding protein kinase, cAMP-dependent, catalytic subunit 3 isoform X1 encodes the protein MSGDTTSDEEGSQEDSPRYDIDDLEIIKTIGTGTFGRVVLCRHQGTPMALKILSMVDVIRLKQVEHVRNEITVLKEVKHPFIVNMLWSGRDEARVYMLLEFVAGGELFSYLRAAGRFSGPTSCFYAAEIVCALEYLHSKHIVYRDLKPENLLLDSQGHLKITDFGFSKKLTDRTWTLCGTPEYLAPEIIQSKGHNKAVDWWALGVLIYEMLAGFPPFFDDNPFGIYEKILSGRIEWPKHMDPIAKDLIKKLLIADRTKRLGNMRQGADDVKRHRWFKLVEWPMVPQRALNPPIQPRVKAPGDPSCFDDYPETDWRSQPPLPPEQLALFQDF